One Roseimaritima multifibrata DNA window includes the following coding sequences:
- the epmB gene encoding EF-P beta-lysylation protein EpmB: protein MDEILTSDRRSVRAHSDPSIFVSWQQAMKQAIRDGRELCNRLDLPPELASDAAGNAFPVFVPLEFLARMKKGDPDDPLLRQVLGLSAETESAAGFQTDPLAEKDSEPLPGLLHKYHGRALLVTTGACAIHCRYCFRRHFPYAQVPKGKEAWQGAIDYLAQDPSISEVLLSGGDPLTLADSMLGSLVDSLTAIPHIRRLRFHTRLPIAIPQRITSDLITRLRSTSATIWFVVHCNHAAELDEPTLAALERLIDAGIPVLNQAVLLKGVNDSVAALAELSMRLVDHRIQPYYLHQLDRVSGAAHFEVPAETGMDLVEQLRKQLPGYAVPQYVQEIAGDTSKRPF from the coding sequence GTGGACGAGATTCTAACGAGCGATCGACGGTCTGTCCGCGCCCATTCCGATCCCTCGATTTTTGTCTCGTGGCAGCAGGCGATGAAACAAGCCATTCGAGACGGCCGAGAACTGTGCAATCGGCTGGACCTCCCCCCCGAATTGGCCTCCGACGCGGCAGGGAATGCCTTTCCCGTCTTTGTCCCGCTGGAATTTCTGGCAAGGATGAAAAAGGGAGACCCCGATGACCCTCTCCTCCGCCAAGTCTTGGGTTTGTCGGCGGAAACCGAATCGGCGGCCGGCTTTCAAACCGATCCACTGGCGGAAAAGGACTCCGAACCGCTTCCGGGACTGCTCCATAAATACCACGGGCGTGCGCTTTTGGTCACAACAGGAGCCTGTGCGATCCACTGCCGATACTGTTTTCGGCGACATTTCCCCTACGCTCAGGTCCCCAAAGGCAAAGAGGCATGGCAGGGAGCCATTGATTACCTGGCACAGGATCCCTCGATCTCCGAAGTCCTGCTCAGTGGCGGCGACCCGCTGACGCTTGCCGATTCGATGCTCGGATCGTTGGTCGATTCACTCACGGCGATCCCTCACATCCGGCGATTGCGATTCCACACCCGGCTGCCGATTGCGATTCCACAGCGGATCACCAGCGACCTGATCACACGCCTCCGCTCCACTTCCGCCACCATCTGGTTTGTCGTCCACTGCAACCATGCAGCCGAACTAGACGAACCGACGCTGGCAGCCCTCGAACGTTTAATCGACGCAGGAATACCGGTGCTGAACCAAGCGGTATTGCTGAAGGGGGTCAACGATTCGGTGGCGGCCCTAGCTGAACTGAGCATGCGATTGGTCGACCATCGCATCCAACCATACTATTTGCATCAACTTGACCGGGTCAGCGGAGCCGCACATTTCGAAGTCCCCGCCGAAACCGGAATGGACCTGGTCGAGCAATTGCGAAAGCAACTGCCCGGCTACGCCGTTCCGCAGTATGTCCAAGAAATCGCTGGCGACACTTCCAAACGACCGTTCTAG
- a CDS encoding TlpA disulfide reductase family protein: protein MPRKAALFVLPLVASLAAPLSLSAAPPISAALGLKPIQEGVEYEQVPESQYDSCKLKDLEGDWNGWEVSASDGSTLRRFADTNGDKKVDLWSYFKDGVEVYRDVDADFNGKADQYRWLGTAGIRWGMDNDEDGEIESWKQISAEEATAELIAALASGDQDRFQRLLLTPKELGSLGFEKAEAEKLGSRITRASEEFKPFAARQKVVGSDAKWVQFAAAKPGVVPAGDKGLKVDLVVYENAVAMFESADKPGQLVVGTLVRLGQAWRLIDLPQIVGEDQIARSSGYFFNPVSSAVAAMPAGAGGEQAQKLVAQLEKIDLSLATASAADKPKLNATRADIVEKLAAAASSPEERQTWIQQLVDTVAAAVQEGTYPGGIDRLNALSKGVGSRDAGLRSYIGFQIVSAEYAARLQGSKPEDFAKIQEWYLEELNKFVSENEGSPEAGQAMMQLALSKEFEADEAEALKWYRRVAKEFSGNPAGEKAAGAVRRLESVGKVLELQGETLDGKNFQLSRLRGKPVVIHYWATWCEPCKQDMRRLRQLQAQYQRAGLQVVGISVDGRREDAEAFLKSNPLPWPQLFSEGGLESSRLANELGVQTLPTMLLVDEKGKVVRHNVQVAQLGEELDGLR from the coding sequence ATGCCACGCAAGGCTGCGCTGTTCGTTCTACCTTTGGTCGCCAGTTTGGCGGCTCCCCTTTCGTTGTCCGCCGCGCCTCCGATTTCGGCTGCGCTGGGACTAAAGCCAATTCAGGAGGGAGTTGAGTACGAGCAGGTTCCGGAGTCTCAGTATGATTCGTGCAAGTTGAAAGACCTTGAGGGGGACTGGAACGGCTGGGAGGTTTCGGCTTCCGACGGTTCGACGCTGCGTCGTTTTGCTGACACCAACGGGGACAAGAAGGTCGACCTCTGGTCTTATTTTAAAGATGGCGTTGAAGTTTACCGCGACGTGGATGCGGACTTTAACGGCAAAGCGGACCAGTATCGCTGGTTGGGGACCGCCGGCATCCGCTGGGGTATGGATAACGATGAAGACGGGGAAATTGAATCCTGGAAGCAAATTTCGGCAGAAGAAGCGACCGCGGAATTGATCGCAGCGTTGGCTTCGGGAGACCAAGACCGTTTCCAACGTCTTCTGTTGACTCCCAAGGAATTGGGGTCGCTCGGTTTTGAAAAAGCGGAAGCCGAAAAGCTTGGCTCTCGAATCACGCGGGCGAGCGAAGAGTTCAAACCGTTTGCCGCTCGCCAGAAAGTGGTTGGGAGCGACGCGAAATGGGTTCAGTTCGCTGCCGCTAAGCCTGGCGTTGTTCCCGCAGGCGATAAAGGCCTGAAGGTCGACTTGGTCGTGTACGAAAATGCAGTCGCGATGTTCGAGAGTGCCGATAAACCAGGGCAATTGGTCGTAGGGACTCTGGTTCGGCTCGGTCAGGCTTGGCGATTGATCGATCTGCCGCAGATTGTTGGCGAAGATCAAATTGCTCGAAGCAGTGGCTATTTCTTCAATCCCGTCTCTTCCGCCGTTGCCGCGATGCCCGCGGGAGCGGGTGGCGAGCAGGCTCAGAAATTGGTGGCTCAGCTGGAGAAAATCGATTTGTCGTTGGCGACGGCAAGTGCCGCAGACAAACCGAAACTCAATGCGACCCGTGCCGATATCGTGGAAAAATTGGCGGCCGCCGCCAGCAGTCCCGAAGAACGCCAAACCTGGATTCAGCAGTTGGTCGATACCGTGGCCGCGGCGGTTCAAGAAGGAACCTACCCGGGCGGGATCGATCGCCTGAACGCGCTTAGTAAAGGCGTCGGTAGCAGAGACGCTGGCCTGCGTTCTTATATCGGTTTCCAAATCGTCTCGGCGGAATATGCGGCTCGACTGCAAGGTTCGAAGCCAGAGGATTTCGCGAAGATTCAGGAATGGTACCTGGAAGAACTAAACAAATTTGTTAGCGAAAATGAAGGATCGCCAGAAGCGGGACAGGCGATGATGCAGTTGGCTTTGAGCAAAGAATTCGAAGCGGACGAAGCCGAAGCGTTGAAATGGTACCGACGCGTTGCCAAAGAATTCTCAGGCAACCCTGCTGGCGAGAAGGCTGCCGGAGCGGTTCGTCGCTTGGAATCGGTCGGTAAGGTTCTCGAATTACAAGGGGAAACGCTCGATGGAAAGAACTTCCAGCTTTCTCGGCTTCGCGGCAAACCCGTTGTGATCCACTACTGGGCGACTTGGTGCGAACCTTGCAAACAGGACATGCGACGCCTGCGTCAGTTGCAGGCTCAGTATCAGAGGGCTGGGCTGCAGGTCGTAGGGATCAGTGTCGATGGACGCCGCGAAGATGCGGAGGCTTTCCTGAAGAGCAACCCGCTCCCTTGGCCACAACTGTTTAGCGAAGGTGGCTTGGAATCGAGTCGCTTGGCTAACGAGCTTGGGGTCCAAACCCTGCCAACCATGTTGCTGGTCGACGAAAAGGGCAAAGTCGTTCGCCACAACGTGCAGGTGGCTCAGCTTGGCGAAGAACTGGATGGGTTGCGTTAA
- the efp gene encoding elongation factor P, translated as MATYNTSDFRKGLKIQIDGEPYLMTDMNFVKPGKGNAFYKCRMKNLVRGTILDRTYKGGDSLESADVETVDVQFLYRQGEDYVFMDATTFEQYEVSNDTAGDIWKFLKDGMVCSMTLYNSNPIVIEPPNHVELEVVECVPGAKGDTATNVTKPAKCETGAEFIVPGFIKEGNVIKVDTRKGEYVERVNS; from the coding sequence ATGGCAACTTATAATACTAGTGATTTTCGCAAAGGCCTGAAGATCCAGATCGACGGCGAACCCTACCTGATGACGGACATGAATTTCGTCAAACCGGGGAAAGGGAACGCGTTCTACAAGTGCCGGATGAAAAATCTGGTTCGTGGAACGATCCTCGATCGAACCTACAAAGGGGGCGATTCGCTGGAAAGTGCGGACGTCGAGACCGTCGATGTCCAGTTCCTGTATCGTCAAGGTGAAGATTATGTCTTCATGGATGCGACGACTTTTGAACAGTACGAAGTCAGTAACGATACCGCCGGAGATATCTGGAAATTTCTCAAGGACGGCATGGTTTGCTCGATGACGCTTTACAATTCCAACCCGATTGTGATCGAACCGCCAAATCACGTCGAACTAGAAGTCGTCGAGTGTGTTCCCGGAGCCAAGGGAGATACCGCCACCAATGTGACCAAGCCTGCCAAGTGCGAAACGGGAGCCGAATTCATCGTCCCCGGTTTCATCAAGGAAGGGAACGTGATCAAAGTGGATACTCGCAAGGGTGAATATGTCGAGCGAGTGAACAGCTAA
- a CDS encoding family 16 glycoside hydrolase — protein MNIFSLRTVLFGAAGFCGCVAMSAEPPSGQLETGKVVAPAEAKAEAVQWLPLPTGKEGVWEVCNFGGDGDVVFAPKSIVMEMGDPLTGIRLKDKDDEAWFPTENFEIELQARRVNGFDFFCGLTFPVGKDGAASFVLGGWSGGVVGVSSIDGFDASENETTSFMTFENGQWYTVRIRVDDHIRCWIDGKNYAEVERKGHKFTIRDEMEPSLPIGIAAFQVKSELRNLRWRKLEPAAKPKKSADATKKASQSPASES, from the coding sequence ATGAATATTTTCAGCTTGCGTACGGTGCTGTTTGGCGCCGCCGGTTTTTGTGGCTGTGTAGCAATGTCAGCGGAGCCGCCGTCCGGGCAGCTGGAAACTGGCAAAGTGGTCGCCCCTGCGGAAGCAAAAGCGGAAGCCGTTCAATGGTTGCCGTTGCCTACGGGTAAAGAGGGCGTCTGGGAGGTTTGTAATTTTGGTGGGGATGGCGATGTCGTTTTCGCACCAAAATCGATTGTCATGGAGATGGGCGATCCGCTGACCGGAATCCGGTTGAAGGATAAAGACGACGAAGCTTGGTTCCCGACCGAGAATTTTGAGATCGAACTTCAGGCGCGACGCGTCAACGGATTTGATTTCTTCTGCGGTTTGACCTTCCCCGTCGGCAAAGATGGGGCGGCTAGTTTTGTGCTGGGAGGTTGGTCGGGCGGAGTCGTTGGGGTCAGCAGTATCGACGGTTTTGATGCCTCGGAAAATGAAACGACTTCGTTCATGACTTTCGAAAATGGGCAGTGGTATACCGTTCGCATTCGCGTGGACGACCATATCCGTTGTTGGATCGATGGGAAAAACTACGCCGAAGTCGAACGGAAAGGGCATAAGTTTACGATTCGAGACGAAATGGAGCCCTCGCTGCCCATTGGAATCGCCGCGTTCCAGGTGAAGTCGGAGCTGCGTAATCTTCGTTGGCGAAAGTTGGAACCCGCTGCCAAACCGAAGAAAAGTGCCGACGCAACGAAGAAAGCAAGTCAGTCACCCGCGAGTGAGTCGTGA
- a CDS encoding GNAT family N-acetyltransferase, translating to MLQESAGRPLSGDGSMACIEDENARLALREFTWNSVPLESTQDDFGYAVLKTSEVDSPPDPAEGYSYVGGVWAGTGSFSEADLGFRIDLQPSQAWLYCAFVDREARGGGLYKKLLGFVAEDLQSRGYQRLSVIIQPWNKASIHVHRSLSRRRVGRVCVVKLLGFAWVFCSGEISQTKRFTASIEGNPVILMV from the coding sequence TTGTTGCAAGAATCTGCCGGTCGTCCACTCTCCGGCGACGGCTCGATGGCCTGCATCGAGGACGAGAACGCCCGGTTGGCACTGCGGGAATTCACCTGGAATTCGGTCCCGTTGGAATCGACCCAGGATGATTTTGGATACGCCGTCTTAAAAACGTCCGAGGTGGATTCGCCCCCAGACCCAGCCGAGGGCTATTCTTATGTCGGCGGAGTCTGGGCGGGAACGGGCAGTTTCAGCGAAGCCGATTTGGGATTCCGGATCGACCTGCAGCCCTCACAAGCGTGGTTGTACTGTGCGTTTGTGGATAGAGAGGCACGAGGGGGCGGGCTTTATAAAAAGCTGCTCGGATTTGTCGCAGAGGATCTGCAGTCGCGGGGATACCAACGCCTGTCGGTCATCATTCAGCCTTGGAATAAGGCTTCGATCCACGTGCATCGTTCCCTCAGTCGGCGTCGCGTCGGTCGCGTCTGCGTCGTCAAACTATTGGGCTTCGCTTGGGTGTTCTGTAGCGGAGAGATTTCGCAAACGAAACGTTTTACCGCCAGTATCGAAGGAAACCCTGTCATTCTGATGGTTTAG